From a single Populus nigra chromosome 18, ddPopNigr1.1, whole genome shotgun sequence genomic region:
- the LOC133677884 gene encoding protein JINGUBANG-like, translating into MCTFLWKHLIFLYSVFFYIFSASLCFSPLSQASKRIMSDHHASYSDYDSQSRSDDHLQTNLPALYSQPSLPSLPSLTSNPDHYQEILSTTHHHCLTTLKGHTSYISSLNLVGKFLYSGSGKEIRLWKGNSLDSEIDHENLSNNVVAVGKGAVKSLVVLEDKLFSAHQDHKIRVWKINNQESDKQKYTRLATLPTLGDRAFKSLLPKNQVQIRRHKTCTWVRHVDTVSAIALSSDESLLYSVSWDRTIKIWRTNNFKCLESVANAHDDAINAVALSNDDSVYTGSADKNIKVWRKSSKESKHSLVATLEKHNSGINALALSTDGSVLYSGACDRSIVVWEKDGGGNMVVVGALRGHSQSILCLAVVSDLLFSGSADKTIRIWRGADKSYSCLAVLEGHRGPVKCLTATIDHDNTADASYLLYSGSLDCEIRVWQINVPIL; encoded by the coding sequence ATGTGTACCTTTCTATGGAAACATCTGATATTTCTCTACAGTGTTTTCTTCTATATATTTTCTGCCTCCCTGTGTTTCTCCCCCCTCTCTCAAGCAAGCAAAAGAATCATGTCAGACCACCATGCTAGTTACTCAGATTATGATTCTCAATCACGCTCCGACGACCACCTTCAAACAAACCTGCCGGCACTTTATTCACAGCCAAGCCTCCCATCACTACCTTCCCTCACCTCAAACCCCGATCACTACCAAGAAATCCTATCCACCACCCACCACCACTGCCTCACCACTCTTAAAGGCCACACCTCTTATATATCCTCACTAAACCTTGTTGGGAAGTTCCTTTACAGCGGCTCCGGCAAGGAAATCCGATTGTGGAAGGGAAACTCTTTAGATTCTGAAATAGATCATGAAAACCTAAGCAACAACGTAGTGGCTGTGGGAAAAGGTGCGGTGAAGTCCCTTGTTGTTCTGGAAGATAAACTCTTTAGTGCTCATCAAGATCACAAAATCCGAGTATGGAAAATCAATAACCAGGAATCTGATAAGCAGAAATACACACGTTTAGCCACTTTACCAACACTTGGTGACCGTGCCTTCAAAAGTCTGTTGCCCAAGAATCAAGTTCAGATTCGCAGGCACAAAACGTGCACATGGGTTCGTCATGTTGACACAGTATCTGCAATAGCCTTGTCGAGTGATGAGTCCCTTCTCTACTCCGTTTCATGGGATCGGACAATTAAAATATGGAGAACTAATAACTTCAAGTGCTTGGAGTCGGTAGCCAACGCACATGATGATGCTATAAATGCAGTGGCATTGTCGAATGATGACAGTGTTTATACCGGATCGGCCGACAAGAATATCAAAGTGTGGAGGAAAAGTTCAAAAGAGAGCAAACATTCCTTAGTTGCTACGCTAGAAAAACACAACTCTGGGATTAATGCCTTGGCACTAAGCACTGATGGGTCTGTTTTATACTCTGGTGCATGTGACCGATCAATAGTAGTATGGGAGAAGGACGGTGGTGGCAATATGGTGGTTGTGGGAGCCCTAAGGGGCCATTCACAGTCCATATTGTGCTTAGCTGTTGTGTCTGATTTGTTGTTTAGTGGTTCCGCAGATAAAACTATTAGAATTTGGAGAGGTGCTGACAAAAGTTACTCTTGCTTGGCAGTTTTAGAAGGGCATAGAGGCCCTGTCAAGTGCTTGACAGCAACGATTGACCATGACAACACAGCCGATGCATCATATCTTCTTTACAGTGGGAGTTTGGACTGTGAAATCAGAGTGTGGCAAATCAACGTCCCTATCCTATAG
- the LOC133678431 gene encoding uncharacterized protein LOC133678431, whose translation MLVWRCKPPAVPFPLSLGTFVKHFSVIEPKAFPLHRIKAKSLTTAAAIGTHNSSCFDSFSCRQKKQIRLYVDTLLQWNQKMNLTAVTDVDEVMERHIQDSLAILPPIQDSYVSHCNASIDSIKLVDVGTGAGLPGLVLAIACPAWKVTLLESMNKRCDFLEHAVSVTGLSNVEVVRGRAENLGQNVSFREKFDVAVARAVAEMRILAEYCLPLVRVGGLFIAAKGHDPQEEVRNAKRSLKLMGSSTLQLCSVESRSPYGQRTAIICSKDRPTPRKYPRDPGTPAKLPL comes from the exons atgctgGTTTGGCGCTGCAAACCTCCTGCTGTTCCATTCCCGCTTTCGCTTGGGACTTTTGTCAAACACTTTTCCGTCATAGAACCAAAAGCATTTCCTCTTCACAGAATCAAGGCAAAATCGCTAACTACTGCCGCCGCCATCGGAACTCATAATTCTTCTTGTTTCGATTCCTTCAGTTGCcgccaaaaaaaacaaatccgcCTGTATGTTGATACTCTTCTTCAGTGGAACCAG AAAATGAACCTGACTGCGGTTACTGATGTGGATGAAGTAATGGAGAGGCATATTCAGGATTCACTTGCAATACTACCACCTATACAGGACTCTTATGTTTCACACTGCAATGCTTCAATTGACAGTATCAAGCTTGTTGATGTTGGTACCGGTGCCGGTCTTCCTGGATTGGTTTTGGCTATTGCTTGTCCTG CATGGAAAGTAACGCTTTTGGAGTCGATGAACAAGCGATGTGATTTCTTGGAACATGCAGTTAGTGTTACTGGTTTGTCAAATGTTGAAGTTGTGAGGGGAAGGGCAGAG AATTTAGGGCAGAATGTTTCCTTCAGAGAGAAATTTGATGTTGCAGTAGCCAGAGCAGTGGCAGAAATGAGAATTTtag cGGAGTATTGTCTTCCTTTGGTTCGCGTTGGTGGGTTGTTCATAGCTGCAAAAGGCCATGATCCTCAG GAGGAAGTAAGAAATGCAAAAAGGTCACTCAAATTGATGGGCTCATCAACATTGCAACTGTGCTCAG TTGAATCACGCAGCCCATATGGACAGAGAACTGCCATCATATGTTCAAAAGATCGTCCCACACCAAGGAAATACCCTCGTGATCCGGGTACCCCAGCAAAATTACCACTGTGA